The Bacillus zhangzhouensis region AAAAATATGACATCGAAGTATGGATTCCAAGTCAAAATACGTATCGTGAAATTTCTTCTTGCAGTAATTTCGAAGCTTTTCAAGCAAGACGAGCAAACATTCGTTTCCGCCCAGAGCCTAAAGCAAAGCCGGAACATGTCCACACATTAAATGGATCTGGCTTAGCGGTAGGAAGAACAGTGGCGGCCATTTTAGAAAACTACCAACAAGAGGACGGCACAGTGATTATTCCTGAAGTACTGCGTCCTTATATGGGAAATAAAGAAGTGATGAAATAAGATGCCGCCATGGCATCTTATTCTTTTTACCTAAAGTCCTACAGCTTTTATAAATTCAGCCGATAAAAAAACTAAAAGCTTCTAGGAAAGAAGGAATAACCTTGAATAGGCTTGACTATTATGTTGAAATGGCTCAATTACTTAGAAAGGTACTAGATGATAGTATTCTTTTCGCCATCACAGATACAGAGAAGATACTTTGTTATTACCCGTCTAACACAATAGATTTTGGTTTGAAAGTTGGGGATCCATTGAATCCAGAAGACCAAAATGTGGCGACGACATTAAGAGGACAAGAATATGACGGTCATTTACCAGAGCATTTATATGGTTATGAAGTTGCTGTAAAAGGTTACCCGATTTTTGATGAAGATAGAAAAGTAATTGGCTCTTTTTTAGTGGCATTTTCACATCATCGTGAAAAGAAATTAAGCGGTTATATGGAGAAAATCAATAAAGTAGCGAAAGAACTCCAAGGTGGAATTGAACAAATTGCTGCACATTCACAAGAGCTGGCTGCCACAAGTTTAGAAATAAGCGAACAGGCAGGAAGAGCGGAAGAGAAATCTGCGAATATTGAAGAAGTCGTCAAAACCATTGGCGGTATCGCTAGACAAACAAATCTGCTAGGTTTAAATGCTGCAATTGAAGCCGCAAGAGCAGGTGAGAATGGAAAAGGGTTTGCTGTCGTGGCTGATGAAGTTCGCAAATTATCGGATGGCTCGAAAGAAGCGGCTGAAACCATTAGTACATTTTTAAAAGAAATCCAAGACAGCATTGGCACTTTATCCGAAAACATCTCACAAATTAGCAGCTCAACAAATGAACAAGCCATACAAGTGACAGACTTTACGAAGATTATCGAATCATTAAATGAGTTTAAAGTAGAGATGAATCAGTTTATTGAAGAAATTAGACAGGATACGAAATAGATCAAGAGCAGCCGTCAATGGCTGCTTTTTTATAGGCAAATATCATGCCGAAATCACACATTGAATTTTTTTTCGGAAAAATGTTGACTTCAAATAAAATGATATGATATATTAATTCTTGTCGATACGGAGGAATACCCAAGTCCGGCTGAAGGGATCGGTCTTGAAAACCGACAGGGGTGTCAAAGCCCGCGGGGGTTCGAATCCCTCTTCCTCCGCCATATTGATTTTTTACCTTAGCTGAATTGGCGCAAGCATAAAAATTGGAAATTGTCAAACCGCTGCATTTCGAAAATGCAGCGGTTTTTTTATTTTGTTTTTGAGCGATTTTTTCGAATAACAGAAGCTATTTCATGAAGAATAGGATCAAGTGAGCTTTCATCATGAAGTAAGTCGTAATCTTCAATATTAATTTTAATCACTGGGCATAAATCAAATTGGTCGATCCACTCCGAGTATCGAGTATACATTTCTTCCCAATAAGCCCGGTCAGTTTGAGTTTCCATCACTCTGCCGCGTTCTTCAATACGATGTAAAATATGATCTAAATCCCCGTGTAGATAGATGAGGACATCAGGGTGAGGGAAGTAAGGTGTCATCACCATCGCCTCAAATAGACTTGTATACGTTTCATAATCGACCTCAGACATCGTCCCTTTGTCCGCATGCATTTTTGCGAAAATGCCAGTGTCCTCATAAATTGAACGATCTTGTACATATCCTCCGCCAGATTCAAAAATCCGCTTTTGCTCCTTAAAACGCTCAGCTAGAAAATAGACCTGTAAGTGGAAGCTCCATCTTTGAAAATCTGAATAAAAAGGCTCTAAATATGGGTTATCATCTACTTTTTCAAGAGAGGTTTGAAACCCTAACTTGTCCGCTATTGTTTTGGTCATAGTTGATTTGCCGACACCGACAGTCCCGGCAATTGTGATGACTGCGTCCTTTGGTATTTCGATATTGTTCATAGCACTTGCTCCTTTATGTTCTGTACAATTTGCTGGTAATCTTGCTGTGAGGAAACGAAGTCTGTATGATCTCCTTCAATTGTAATGATAGGAAGCCCTGGCTCAGTCTGTTTTAAATGTTCAATGGCCAGCTCATAGTCTTCAATGAGTGTTTTTAAATAAGCTGGGTCGATGTCTTCTTCAAAAGAGCGTCCTCTCATCTGTATTCTTTCAAGTAAGGTGGGAAGGCTGGCTTTTATATAGATCATGGCATTTGGTTTAGGAAGATCATCTGTTAGCAGGTGATAGATCTTTCTGTATTTATCCATGTGCTTTTTTGATAATGTTCTTTCTGCAAATATCATATTTTTATAGACATGATAATCAGTGACAACCGGCCGCTGTTTATTTAAATAGTTTTCTTCAATTGATTCTAATTGTTTGAACCGATTGCATAAAAAGAACATCTCAAGCTGAAAGCTCCATTGTTCCATATCTTCATAAAATTTATCTAAGAATGGATTTTCTTCTACAATCTCTTTTACTAAAGGAAATTGAAATTCCTTCGCAAGCATTGTAGCCAAAGTTGTTTTTCCGGCTCCAATTGGGCCTTCCACTGCAATAAAAGGGGCAGGATACATAGGCGTTCTCCTCTATCTATAAAGTTAAAGTTTTCAAACCAATGTATATTGTACCATACCCCTTCTAATAGATAGAGTGAATGGATTACGATGTCGTTCTTTTTTCAATATTAAATTGATCTGATAATAAGAGCCAATTTTGTGGGAAAGATAGACCTAATTTCCAATAAGCAATTCCGTTCAAATTAAGCTCTTTTATGAGGTTGAACTTTGCTTGAATCGATCTAGCGTCTTCGAACCAGACCTCATGCTCTTTGTTATTGGCATCTGTATAACGAAAATGAGGTGCTTGTGCTGTTTCGTCGTATAGGATAGAGACATTGTGCTGTCTAGCAAGTGCAATTGCTTGTTGAGGACTGACGGCTTTGGCGATGGGACCGCCCTGGACGAAAGGAAGTGTCCAATCATAGCCATATAAATTTTGTCCCATTACAATTTTATTGGCTGGTATGACAGTTAGTGCATATTCAATGACTTGGCGGACAGGTCCAATTGGAGAGACAGCTTGTGGAGGGCCGCCGCTGTATCCCCATTCATAGGTCATCAACACAACATGATCGACAATCTTACCGATGGCTTCATAGTCATGGGCTTCATACCATTTGCCCTTTTGCTGACTACTTGTTTTTGGTGCCAGTGCAACAGATATTGTCCATCCCTCTTGATGGAAACGGGCTGTTGCCTCCCTTAAAAATTGAATATAAGCTTCTTTATCAGCAGGACGTAAATATTCATAATCAAAATGGATTTCCTTGAATTCATACTTTTTGGCAACGCGAACAATTTCATTTAGAAATGTCGTTTTGACAGATTGGTTAGTTAAAAGAATACGCCCAAGTTCATCACTGAATTTTTCATTCTCTAGATTTGTCACCACCATGGATAATACTGTTCTGTTCTGAGCGGCAATCTGAGGTAGTTGGTCTAACGGTGGTTCTCGCAATGTCCCATCTCTTTGTGCTTGAAAACTAAAGACGTCTAAATGGGTTAAGTATGGGGAGGCTTCTCTAGCTGCCTGCTTTAGGTTTTCACTGACTTGATTTCCACTTGGTTCAATATAAGCATTGGAATTAATGTTCCTTTTCGGTCTTTGTGGAATATAGAGCAAGAAGCGAATAGGTAGGATCGCTTCAGGTCGAATTCTGTTGACGCGTGCCAATTCTTCCACTGAGATTTGAAACCGTCTTCCAATTTGATATAGTGTGTCATTTTGTTTGACCTCATAAAATTGACCTCTAATTGGAATGACCATTGTTTGTCCAATGACGAGTTGATTTGGTGTTTCGATTTCGTTAGTACGGATGATTTCATTTACTGTTGTTTTAAAACGCATGGCAATGTCGTTTAAAGTATCTCCTCTTTTGACAACATAAATTTGAATAGTCAACGCCCCCCTTTGTTATTGCTAACAATTTATGAGGGTTATGGCTAAATCATGTTTGATTTTCATTCGTTATTTCCTTAGCGGTGGTGATTTTTGCTAGAAGAACGTTCTCCATCATCGTTAAAGCGTAGTCGTTATCTCTGTCGTCGTTTGAAGCGATACAATCTTTAGGTACAATTAGATTGTATTCTCGCATGTATGCGTCATTTGCAGTGAACAAAACGCAAATGTTTCCGGCAATTCCAGTTAGAATAATGTCCGCGACACCTAATTCATTTAAGAGTGTCTCTAATGCAGTACCGTAGAAGGCAGAATGCTTAGGTTTAATTAAGAAGTAATTATCTTTAGATGGTGCCATTTTCTCTAAAAGAGGAGCACTTCTTTCGTTTTTGCATGTTTCCAGAACAGCTTGGATATCAGCTTTCCAAAGTCCGTAGTGATCGTTGATATAAATGATTGGCCAATTTTCCTTGAAAGCATGTTGTTTTAGAGCTAAAATTTTATTGGTCATTTGCTCTGTTTTTTCTGCAAGCACATGGCCCATTTCAAAATCAAAATTATTAATTATGTCGATAATAAGCAGCGCCTTTTGGTGCTTTGACAAAATAAGACCCCCTGTAAAAGATTGTGATAATAGGGTAACCTCAATTTCCTTTTAAAAAACATGAAAAGAGAGCCGTGCTATGACGAAAGATGAACAGTTTATGCAAGAAGCCATTTTTGAAGCCTTAAAAGCTGAACAAATAGGGGAAGTGCCAATCGGTGCCATCATTGTTGTTGATGACCAAATCGTGAGCCGGGCTCATAATTTAAGGGAAAGTGAGCAGCGTTCCATTGCACATGCAGAATTACTTGCTATTGATGAAGCGTGTAAATCGGCTGAGAGCTGGCGTTTAGAAGATGCTGTTCTTTACGTTACGCTTGAACCATGCCCAATGTGTGCGGGTGCTATTGTTCTCTCTAGAGTGAAAAAGGTCGTTTTTGGTGCATACGATCCAAAAGGTGGATGCGCAGGTACTTTAATGAATTTATTGGATGATGAACGGTTTAATCATCAGTCTGAAGTCATCGGTGGTGTCCTTGAAAATGAATGTGGCGAGCTGTTAAGTCAGTTCTTCCGAAATCTCCGTCAGCGAAAGAAACAAGGCAAAAGTAAATGAATGGATATCGTTTGCAATTTGAGCTATAAGAAGGTATACTTATTTCTGCGTCACTAACAATTTAATATTCATTTTGCCGTGCTAAGCGGGGAGGTAGCGGTGCCCTGTACTCGCAATCCGCTCTAGCGAGGCCGAATCCCTTCTCGAGGTTCGTTTACTTCAAGGTCTGCCTTAAATAAGTGGTGTTGACGTCTGGGTCCTGCGCAATGGGAATTCATGAACCATGTCAGGTCCGGAAGGAAGCAGCATTAAGTGAAACCTCTCATGTGCCGCAGGGTTGCCTGGGCCGAGCTAACTGTTTAAGTAACGCTTGGGGTAACGAATCGACAGAAGGTGCACGGTAAATCAATATTAAATGTAACTCATCTAGTTTAACTAGGTGAGTTTTTTGTTGCTGTTCAAAGAATAACTCAACTGCTTTGGTTATACAAATAGATAAAAAGTCTTTTTGGAGCCATTTGTTTTTTTCTCTAACCCCAACAAGAACAGGTGTTCCAATTGGGGTCCCATGTCTTTTCATAACGCTAGAAAATAAGTTTTTGATGCATGGAAAGTAGAAAATCTATAGTTGAAATCATCTTTTTGGCATATTAGAAAATAAAGGTGTGCTTTTGAATTGATCGGTGCATCATGTATAATAAAAAGGACGATAAATGGAGGAGGGCGTATTTGTGAGTTATCAAGCTTTATATCGAGTGTTCAGACCTCAAATTTTTGAGGATGTTGTTGGACAAGAACACATCACAAAAACGTTGCAAAATGCCCTTTTGCAGAAAAAGTTTTCTCATGCTTACTTATTTTCAGGTCCTAGAGGAACAGGTAAAACAAGTGCTGCCAAAATCTTTGCAAAGGCAGTGAACTGTGAAAAGTCACCTGTTAGTGAGCCGTGTAATGAATGTGATGCCTGTATTGGAATTACAAACGGTTCAATTTCAGACGTGATTGAAATAGATGCTGCCTCGAATAACGGGGTAGACGAAATTCGGGATATACGTGATAAAGTGAAATTTGCTCCTTCGGCGGTTACATATAAGGTTTATATTATAGATGAAGTACATATGCTCTCTATCGGTGCATTTAATGCCCTCCTTAAAACGCTGGAAGAACCGCCTGCTCATTGTATCTTTATTTTGGCTACCACAGAGCCCCATAAGATTCCTCTTACCATCATATCTCGTTGTCAGCGGTTTGATTTTAAACGAATCACGACCAAAGATATTGTTGGAAGAATGGAGAAAATTGTAGATGCAGAAGGCCTAAATGTACAGGAGGGCTCGCTCGAGATTATTGCTAGTGCAGCTGATGGCGGTATGCGTGATGCACTAAGTCTCTTGGATCAAGCGATCTCATTTAGTGGTGAACAATTGACAATTGATGATGCGCTGCTCATTACAGGTGCTGTATCTCAGCATTTCATTAGTCAGCTTGCTAAAGCAATTTTTGATCAAAATATTGCCACAGCGTTAGATACATTAAATGAATTGCTCCAGCAGGGGAAAGATGCTGCTAAATTAATAGAGGATATGATTTTTTACTTTAGAGATATGCTGCTTTATAAAACGGCACCAGAGCTCGAGGGTGTCCTTGAAAAGGTAAAGGTCGACGAAAGTTTCGTGGCGCTTTCAGATCGTGTGACACCTCAGTTCCTGTATGAAACAATTGAAGTCCTAAATAAAAGCCACCAAGAAATGAAATGGACAAATCACCCAAGGATTTTCTTTGAGGTAGCTGTGGTAAAGCTGTGTCAGTCAACAGCAGGATTGACCCAAGGTCATGTTGACGCTGCTTTAACGGCGCTAACAGATAAAATAAACAGGCTGGAACAGGAACTATCAAGGCTAAGAGCCGAAGGTGTACCAATGTCTCCATCTCATAGTTCTCAAGAAAAAAAGGAAGCGACTCGACCACAAACGAGTAACAAAAATGGCTATCGTGCACCTGTCGGACGAATTCATGAGATTCTAAAAGAAGCGAAACGGCCTGAGTTAGAAAAAATTAAAGGCAAATGGGGAGAGCTCCTTGCCCAGTTGAAACAGCAGAATAAGGTGTCTCACGCTGCGTTATTAACGGATAGTGAGCCAGTTGCGGCTGCTTCGCATGCCTTTGTTTTAAAATTCAAATTTGAGATACATTGTAAAATGGTTGCTGAAGATAAAAGCGGTGTTCGAACCAATCTTGAACAACTGCTAGAGTCTATGTTAGGAAAAAGAGTGGAATTAGTTGGCGTTCCTGACGCTCAATGGGGTAAAATAAGAGAAGAATTTTTAAGAGATCATCAGCTGGATGAACAAGCAGATGGTCAGGGAACTTCTACTGAAGAGGATCCATTGATTGCGGAAGCAAAGAAATTAGTAGGAACCGATTTAATTGAAATTAAAGATTAATAAAAATGAAAGAGAGTGGTGTTCATATGCGCGGTGGAATGGGAAATATGCAAAAAATGATGAAACAAATGCAAAAAATGCAAAAGGATATGGCAAAGGCTCAAGAAGAGCTTGCAGAAAAAGTCCTTGAAGGTACAGCTGGTGGCGGTATGGTCACTGTAAAAGTAAATGGACAAAAAGAAGTCGTTGATGTAGCAATTAATGAAGAAGTTGTTGATCCAGAAGATATCGATATGCTTCAAGATCTTGTTCTTGCTGCCACAAACGATGCATTGAAAAAAGTCGATGAGCTAACGAATGAAACGATGGGTCAATTCACAAAAGGAATGAACATGCCAGGTTTATTCTAGGAGGAATAACTGAAGATGCAATATCCTGAACCAATATCAAAGCTGATTGACAGCTTTATGAAATTGCCAGGAATCGGACCGAAAACTGCGGTCCGTCTGGCTTTTTTTGTTCTTAGTATGCAGGAAGATGTCGTACTAGATTTTGCGAAGGCGCTTGTAAATGCCAAGCGTAATTTAACTTATTGTTCGGTATGCGGTCATATCACCGACCAAGATCCTTGCTATATTTGTGAAGATACAAGAAGAGATCAATCTATTATCTGTGTTGTGCAGGATCCAAAAGATGTGATCGCAATGGAAAAAATGAAAGAATACAATGGCTTATATCATGTGCTTCATGGTGCCATTTCGCCAATGGACGGAATTGGCCCAGAGGATATTAAAATTCCTGACCTATTAAAAAGATTGCAAGATAATCAAGTGACAGAGGTGATCCTTGCAACTAATCCAAACATTGAAGGAGAAGCAACAGCCATGTATATCTCCAGATTGTTGAAACCATCAGGAATTAAACTCTCTCGCATTGCTCACGGACTTCCAGTAGGCGGAGATTTAGAGTATGCGGATGAAGTCACACTGTCCAAGGCTCTAGAAGGCAGACGTGAGATGTAGGAAGGAGAAGTACGTTACATGGGATTTCTTCGCAGAAAATCAATTCGAAAAGAATTCGATGAGAAATTAATTCAACAGCTTTTTAAGCAAAAGGAAGAATGGAACAGACAAAAAAAGCTTGTCGCAAACAGCGTTGATCCTTCACCGGACATTCTATTCGAATTAAAGCTTGCTCAAGCGAAGTACTTTTTCTATCTGAGAGAAGCAAAAAAGAGGAATTTACGTTTAAACAACTGGAAATAGCAGGTCTATTGTACATAGTCCTCTCATATGCTTGTACTATTCATATGAAGAGGGGATGAGAGGATGATGGAACCTGTTATTGTGATCGGGTCAATTTTGCTAGCTGTGCTATTGTTGTTTATGTCAGGTGTGCAGGCAAATCCATTCAAATGGTTAGGGCTTATCGGAGTGAAGTTTGTGGCAGGTGCTCTTTTCTTATTTTGCCTCAACCTATTTGGTGAGAGTCTAGGATTACATGTCGCTATTAACCCTGTAACGAGTGGGATTAGTGGTTTATTGGGTATTCCGGGCGTAGCGGCTTTAATCGTGATTGAAAAGTTTATTATTTAATGAAAAATATGTTGACTTTGATTCGTTAGGGTGGTAAATTAATATACGTCGCTGATGACGAAGAAATGAAAAAACATAATAACAAAAAGTTGTTGACACTAACAACTTGAATGTGATAAACTATTTTAGTCGCTTCTGAAGCGGTAAACAAGTTCTTTGAAAACTAAACAAGACAAAACGTACCTGTTAATTCGAGTTTTTATAAAAAATCCTATGATACATCATAGGTAGTCAGTCAAACTGGCGAGGCAGGAAATGATCACATGCTAAGTTCGCTACATCGTGTAGCAACGCATGTGTGATATGCATCCTGCATACCTCGGAGAGTTTGATCCTGGCTCAGGACGAACGCTGGCGGCGTGCCTAATACATGCAAGTCGAGCGGACAGAAGGGAGCTTGCTCCCGGATGTTAGCGGCGGACGGGTGAGTAACACGTGGGTAACCTGCCTGTAAGACTGGGATAACTCCGGGAAACCGGAGCTAATACCGGATAGTTCCTTGAACCGCATGGTTCAAGGATGAAAGACGGTTTCGGCTGTCACTTACAGATGGACCCGCGGCGCATTAGCTAGTTGGTGGGGTAATGGCTCACCAAGGCGACGATGCGTAGCCGACCTGAGAGGGTGATCGGCCACACTGGGACTGAGACACGGCCCAGACTCCTACGGGAGGCAGCAGTAGGGAATCTTCCGCAATGGACGAAAGTCTGACGGAGCAACGCCGCGTGAGTGATGAAGGTTTTCGGATCGTAAAGCTCTGTTGTTAGGGAAGAACAAGTGCGAGAGTAACTGCTCGCACCTTGACGGTACCTAACCAGAAAGCCACGGCTAACTACGTGCCAGCAGCCGCGGTAATACGTAGGTGGCAAGCGTTGTCCGGAATTATTGGGCGTAAAGGGCTCGCAGGCGGTTTCTTAAGTCTGATGTGAAAGCCCCCGGCTCAACCGGGGAGGGTCATTGGAAACTGGGAAACTTGAGTGCAGAAGAGGAGAGTGGAATTCCACGTGTAGCGGTGAAATGCGTAGAGATGTGGAGGAACACCAGTGGCGAAGGCGACTCTCTGGTCTGTAACTGACGCTGAGGAGCGAAAGCGTGGGGAGCGAACAGGATTAGATACCCTGGTAGTCCACGCCGTAAACGATGAGTGCTAAGTGTTAGGGGGTTTCCGCCCCTTAGTGCTGCAGCTAACGCATTAAGCACTCCGCCTGGGGAGTACGGTCGCAAGACTGAAACTCAAAGGAATTGACGGGGGCCCGCACAAGCGGTGGAGCATGTGGTTTAATTCGAAGCAACGCGAAGAACCTTACCAGGTCTTGACATCCTCTGACAACCCTAGAGATAGGGCTTTCCCTTCGGGGACAGAGTGACAGGTGGTGCATGGTTGTCGTCAGCTCGTGTCGTGAGATGTT contains the following coding sequences:
- a CDS encoding methyl-accepting chemotaxis protein — its product is MNRLDYYVEMAQLLRKVLDDSILFAITDTEKILCYYPSNTIDFGLKVGDPLNPEDQNVATTLRGQEYDGHLPEHLYGYEVAVKGYPIFDEDRKVIGSFLVAFSHHREKKLSGYMEKINKVAKELQGGIEQIAAHSQELAATSLEISEQAGRAEEKSANIEEVVKTIGGIARQTNLLGLNAAIEAARAGENGKGFAVVADEVRKLSDGSKEAAETISTFLKEIQDSIGTLSENISQISSSTNEQAIQVTDFTKIIESLNEFKVEMNQFIEEIRQDTK
- a CDS encoding deoxynucleoside kinase translates to MNNIEIPKDAVITIAGTVGVGKSTMTKTIADKLGFQTSLEKVDDNPYLEPFYSDFQRWSFHLQVYFLAERFKEQKRIFESGGGYVQDRSIYEDTGIFAKMHADKGTMSEVDYETYTSLFEAMVMTPYFPHPDVLIYLHGDLDHILHRIEERGRVMETQTDRAYWEEMYTRYSEWIDQFDLCPVIKINIEDYDLLHDESSLDPILHEIASVIRKNRSKTK
- a CDS encoding deoxynucleoside kinase; the protein is MYPAPFIAVEGPIGAGKTTLATMLAKEFQFPLVKEIVEENPFLDKFYEDMEQWSFQLEMFFLCNRFKQLESIEENYLNKQRPVVTDYHVYKNMIFAERTLSKKHMDKYRKIYHLLTDDLPKPNAMIYIKASLPTLLERIQMRGRSFEEDIDPAYLKTLIEDYELAIEHLKQTEPGLPIITIEGDHTDFVSSQQDYQQIVQNIKEQVL
- a CDS encoding glycoside hydrolase family 18 protein is translated as MRFKTTVNEIIRTNEIETPNQLVIGQTMVIPIRGQFYEVKQNDTLYQIGRRFQISVEELARVNRIRPEAILPIRFLLYIPQRPKRNINSNAYIEPSGNQVSENLKQAAREASPYLTHLDVFSFQAQRDGTLREPPLDQLPQIAAQNRTVLSMVVTNLENEKFSDELGRILLTNQSVKTTFLNEIVRVAKKYEFKEIHFDYEYLRPADKEAYIQFLREATARFHQEGWTISVALAPKTSSQQKGKWYEAHDYEAIGKIVDHVVLMTYEWGYSGGPPQAVSPIGPVRQVIEYALTVIPANKIVMGQNLYGYDWTLPFVQGGPIAKAVSPQQAIALARQHNVSILYDETAQAPHFRYTDANNKEHEVWFEDARSIQAKFNLIKELNLNGIAYWKLGLSFPQNWLLLSDQFNIEKRTTS
- a CDS encoding cysteine hydrolase, translated to MSKHQKALLIIDIINNFDFEMGHVLAEKTEQMTNKILALKQHAFKENWPIIYINDHYGLWKADIQAVLETCKNERSAPLLEKMAPSKDNYFLIKPKHSAFYGTALETLLNELGVADIILTGIAGNICVLFTANDAYMREYNLIVPKDCIASNDDRDNDYALTMMENVLLAKITTAKEITNENQT
- the tadA gene encoding tRNA adenosine(34) deaminase TadA, translating into MTKDEQFMQEAIFEALKAEQIGEVPIGAIIVVDDQIVSRAHNLRESEQRSIAHAELLAIDEACKSAESWRLEDAVLYVTLEPCPMCAGAIVLSRVKKVVFGAYDPKGGCAGTLMNLLDDERFNHQSEVIGGVLENECGELLSQFFRNLRQRKKQGKSK
- the dnaX gene encoding DNA polymerase III subunit gamma/tau, whose product is MSYQALYRVFRPQIFEDVVGQEHITKTLQNALLQKKFSHAYLFSGPRGTGKTSAAKIFAKAVNCEKSPVSEPCNECDACIGITNGSISDVIEIDAASNNGVDEIRDIRDKVKFAPSAVTYKVYIIDEVHMLSIGAFNALLKTLEEPPAHCIFILATTEPHKIPLTIISRCQRFDFKRITTKDIVGRMEKIVDAEGLNVQEGSLEIIASAADGGMRDALSLLDQAISFSGEQLTIDDALLITGAVSQHFISQLAKAIFDQNIATALDTLNELLQQGKDAAKLIEDMIFYFRDMLLYKTAPELEGVLEKVKVDESFVALSDRVTPQFLYETIEVLNKSHQEMKWTNHPRIFFEVAVVKLCQSTAGLTQGHVDAALTALTDKINRLEQELSRLRAEGVPMSPSHSSQEKKEATRPQTSNKNGYRAPVGRIHEILKEAKRPELEKIKGKWGELLAQLKQQNKVSHAALLTDSEPVAAASHAFVLKFKFEIHCKMVAEDKSGVRTNLEQLLESMLGKRVELVGVPDAQWGKIREEFLRDHQLDEQADGQGTSTEEDPLIAEAKKLVGTDLIEIKD
- a CDS encoding YbaB/EbfC family nucleoid-associated protein, translated to MRGGMGNMQKMMKQMQKMQKDMAKAQEELAEKVLEGTAGGGMVTVKVNGQKEVVDVAINEEVVDPEDIDMLQDLVLAATNDALKKVDELTNETMGQFTKGMNMPGLF
- the recR gene encoding recombination protein RecR — translated: MQYPEPISKLIDSFMKLPGIGPKTAVRLAFFVLSMQEDVVLDFAKALVNAKRNLTYCSVCGHITDQDPCYICEDTRRDQSIICVVQDPKDVIAMEKMKEYNGLYHVLHGAISPMDGIGPEDIKIPDLLKRLQDNQVTEVILATNPNIEGEATAMYISRLLKPSGIKLSRIAHGLPVGGDLEYADEVTLSKALEGRREM
- a CDS encoding YaaL family protein, whose translation is MGFLRRKSIRKEFDEKLIQQLFKQKEEWNRQKKLVANSVDPSPDILFELKLAQAKYFFYLREAKKRNLRLNNWK
- a CDS encoding pro-sigmaK processing inhibitor BofA family protein, which produces MEPVIVIGSILLAVLLLFMSGVQANPFKWLGLIGVKFVAGALFLFCLNLFGESLGLHVAINPVTSGISGLLGIPGVAALIVIEKFII